The following proteins come from a genomic window of Populus nigra chromosome 6, ddPopNigr1.1, whole genome shotgun sequence:
- the LOC133696569 gene encoding leucine-rich repeat extensin-like protein 2 produces MALQHRKTPKPLDGTLRVAFKDLPDPDDSTRIRSFELTQPSGRPQGKIRIKLGVRERPFSPPPPPQPVYRITTPQSYYYSCVTLPPPPDYSYPTIPLPPSSSPPPPPVPHYCSYHDAYSPSPYYSGYYSSAPPPPMPPRPFFDRTMGSYGSGPSAPVDHGTQRLKGGKRMGLGTGLAVGAVAGALGGLALEEGLKYEEEKIAEKVENDLAVRDDYSDYCSDY; encoded by the exons ATGGCTCTACAACACC GAAAAACCCCCAAACCTCTCGATGGCACTCTCCGGGTTGCATTCAAAGACTTACCCGACCCTGATGACTCAACCCGGATCCGATCTTTTGAACTAACACAACCCTCTGGTCGCCCTCAGGgtaaaatcagaatcaaactaGGTGTGCGTGAAAGACCgttttctcctcctccaccaccgcAGCCCGTTTACCGAATTACTACTCCACAGAGCTATTATTACAGTTGTGTCACTCTGCCACCGCCACCTGATTACAGTTACCCGACTATCCCGCTTCCACCGTCGTCTTCTCCGCCTCCCCCACCCGTACCGCATTATTGTTCCTACCACGACGCCTACTCTCCTTCTCCGTATTATTCAGGATATTACTCCTCTGCACCGCCGCCACCCATGCCACCAAGGCCCTTTTTTGATCGGACAATGGGTAGTTATGGAAGTGGGCCCTCCGCACCGGTTGATCACGGTACTCAGAGGCTTAAAGGAGGGAAGAGAATGGGGCTTGGGACGGGACTGGCTGTGGGTGCGGTTGCTGGGGCTCTAGGTGGGCTTGCGCTGGAAGAAGGATTGAAATACGAGGAGGAGAAAATTGCAGAGAAAGTGGAGAATGATCTCGCTGTGCGTGATGATTACAGCGATTATTGCTCTGATTACTGA